The genomic DNA TACTGCCTCTGGTTGCAAACCCAAACCGGGGTTATAAATCCATGTGTAACGCAAATCTAAATCTTGATTAGATACTACAATGGGTGAATTATTTAGAGCAATTCGGAAGCGTTCTTCACTGTAGCGTAAAGCCTCTTCCGCTGCCCTGCGGCTGGTAATATCTTCATAAGTTCCCAAAATCCCAATAATATTACCTTCGCCATTTCTTAAAGGTACTTTATTAGTTTCTATCAACATTACAGAACCATCAGGTTTGTGTAGAGTTTCTTTAATGTGCAGTTCTGGCTGACCAGAATTCATTACCCGGCGATCGGATTCTAAGTAAAAATCAACTTCTTCACGGGTTGCAGATATATCATAGGAATCTTTGTCAATCAGTTCTTCTGGAGTTTTCCCAACATCTTCTGCAAAGATGCGATTACAACCTCTAATAATTGATTGGTGATCTTTCCAAAATACACGCTGGGGAATGGTATCTAATACCAACTGCAACATGGTCTGAGATTCTTGTAAAGCCCTGGTTCTTTGTTCAACTCTTGCTTCTAGTTGTTCATTTAGTTGTCTTAATTCTTCTTCTGTTTCCTTGCGCTGGGTAATATCTTCTGCAAAACCAGCAACACGGTAGACTTTACCCTCATCATTAGCTATGGGAAATGCACGATCTCTAATCCAGCGGACTTTACCATCTGGTTGAATAACACGATATTCCTGATCATAACCCCCCTGAGCAGCTTGACCAAAAAACTCATTTCTTATTTTTTCTTGATCATCTTTATGAATTGCACTTATCCAACTATGGGAGTCTTGATAAAGGCTTTCACAACTACGACCCCAGATTTTTTCATATTGGGGACTGACAAAAATTATCTCCGATTCTTCGTTGTTAGTCATCCAAATCACTTCTGGTAAGTTTTCTGCAATTTGTCTAAATCTTTCTTCACTGTTTCTGAGTTCAAGCTCTGCCTGTTTGCGTTCTTTTAAGGCTGCTTGTCGTTCACTAATATCAACAAATGTGACTACTACTTGTTGTAAATTACCGTTGTTGTTAAATTCGGGAAAGGCATTTACCAACAACCAAATCAATGTTTTAGTCTGAGGACGATTTATCCCCACTACATAATTAGTTAAAGGTTGTAGTGTGGAAATCACCTGATTAATTGGATATTCTGAAAGAGGCATGACTGTTTCATCTTCTCTCAAAAAACACCAACCTAAATCTACAGCAATTTTTCCCTGCATCTGTGCAACGGTTAATTCTAAAAGTTCGCAGGCTTTGAGATTACAGGTGATAATTCTGGTATCCACACCATGAACTACCAAACCTAACGGCAAATTTTCTACCAATAACCGATATTTAGCTTCACTTTGACGCAATAAATCTTCAGTGTTTTTGAGGTCAGTAATATCTGCTATTGACATCAAGAAAGCATTTTCATCTTCCCAGGATATCAGTGCAGCTTGCATATTTACCGTGCGTCTTTGTCCAGATGGTTGTAAAATTTGTATTTCTTGTACTCGCTGAGTATCATAGTCATAAGGTAGAGCAAATGGCCAACCTACTAGCTGTTCTTTCTCTCTCCCAAACATTCTGGCTGCGGAGGGGTTGGTAAATACTATATTTCCTGTGCTATTTACGGTAATTAAACCACTAGCACTGGTTTCAATTATGGTTCTCAATCGTTCTTCACTATCTTGTAATGCTTTTTCTACTTGTTTACGTTCGGTGATGTTGCGACAGGTGTATAAGCGAGTCCCACCAGCTATATCTACTTCCTTGACATTGACTAAAATTGTATGTTTTTTGCCTTGTTTATCAATTACTTCTCTCTCTATGTTGGTAATTTCTCCATCACAGGCTAATTCCTCTGGAGTAAATAAATCTTCACCTAGTAAAATTTGAATATTACCCATTTCTATGACTTCAGATGCAGAATAACCAAAGAGAATATCAATGTTAGGACAAATGAAGGTGAATTTACCTTGGTTATCGGTGATAAACAAGGCATCGGAAATATTGGTTAATGTGGTGCGATAAAGTTCTTCGGATGCCGCTAAGGCAGCTTCAGCACGCCTTCTTTCTTGCAATTCTAGCTGAACTTGATGATGTAAATCTGCTTGTTGAATAGCAATAGCTACATGAATAGATAATTGTTGTAATAATTCTGTTTCTTGTGGTTGCCAATTACGGGGAGTGCCATTTTGACAAGCTAACATTAATCCCCAGAGTTTATCTGCTACTACAATTGGTACTAAAATTTTAGCTCTGATTTGCAGACTTTCTAATAGTTGTTGATGACATGGGGTCATGCCATCTGTGGCAATGTCATCTACTACTTGTATTCTGCCATGAATATATTTTTCAATCCAATCTGATGTGAAGCAAGGATCACTAACTGATTGCCCTAATAAAGATAACCATCCTGGTTTGACATCTTCGGCAATGATAATACCATGACCTTGATCATGGCATTTATAAACTATGACGCGATCGCAATTCAAAAATTGTCTGACTTCAATGGCGATCGCATTTAATGTTTCTTGTAAGTCTAATGTTTTTCTGATTCGGCTAGTAATCCCACTTAATAACTTTTCTTTTTCTGCTTGTTTTTTTAACTCTGCAATGCGGTTTTCTACTTCTTTTTCTAATTCTGCATTTCTAATTTCTAATAATTCTAATTTTTCTAATTCTAACCTTGATACTTCTTGTTTGAGGTTATCTACTAAATTATAAATATCTAAGGGATTTAAAGCTTGTAATAAGGTTGTTTGTGTAATGATACCTTGTAGTTCTCCCTGTTTACCAGTAATCACCACCCGATTAATTCTTCTGGCTTGCATCAGCATTAATACTGACAACAGGCTTGCTTCTGGAGATAAACTAAATACCGGGCTACTCATGACTGACTGTGCCTGAATATTCTCTAAATCCAATCCCAAAGCCTGAAACTGCACAATATCCCGTTCAGTCATAATCCCTACGGGTATCAGTAAGGAATTTCTCTCTTCCACTATAATCACTGAACTGACGTTTTCCCGCGCCATTAATTTAGTAATATTTAGAACATAACTTTGATGACTAGCTTTGACTATACGACGGCTCATTACTTCCGAAGCTATTCTTAACCGCAACAAGTCTACAGGTTTTAGGAGTTGTCGCAAGCTTTCATGGGTGACAATTCCAACTACCTGTCCCTGCTCATCTAAAATCGGTAAATGACGAATCCGGTAACGTTGGAATATGTTCAACGCCACAAAAATATCCGTAAATTCCGACTGTTTCAGAGTAATTACATCATAAGTCATGACATCAGTAATTCTGAGTCCGGCAATTTTTCGTCCCTCCGCGCTCAATCTCACTACATCACGTTCTGTAAAAATACCCAATAAAATGTTCTCTTCTGTAACTAAAACACAACTAGATCGGCAATCATTTAGTAGGTAGTCTGGATCAATCTCTGATTCTGGCAGAGTACAACTTCCTCTAGCATTACTCATCAGAGCGATCGCCTCAGTTGCCAGTGTATCCACTGTGACGGTTAAGGGAGTATTGGCAACTGCCTGTTCTAAATTGTTTGCTTCAATTAGGGAAGAGAAAAACATTTTTTTCTAACAAGTCTGATAAGTTTAATATATTGAAAATTCTGCAATCAATTAACAGAAATCTGTCTGTTTCTATTCCTAAGTTAATTATAAGTAATTATTCTAACTTGTATCAAACTATTGATATAAATTTTTATAGAATCAGATACCAAGAAAAATTAACCACACATAAACATAGATACAGACAAATAATTCAATTTATTTGATGATGGTGTGCAGTAAATATCAATGATTCTGTTA from Okeanomitos corallinicola TIOX110 includes the following:
- a CDS encoding PAS domain S-box protein encodes the protein MFFSSLIEANNLEQAVANTPLTVTVDTLATEAIALMSNARGSCTLPESEIDPDYLLNDCRSSCVLVTEENILLGIFTERDVVRLSAEGRKIAGLRITDVMTYDVITLKQSEFTDIFVALNIFQRYRIRHLPILDEQGQVVGIVTHESLRQLLKPVDLLRLRIASEVMSRRIVKASHQSYVLNITKLMARENVSSVIIVEERNSLLIPVGIMTERDIVQFQALGLDLENIQAQSVMSSPVFSLSPEASLLSVLMLMQARRINRVVITGKQGELQGIITQTTLLQALNPLDIYNLVDNLKQEVSRLELEKLELLEIRNAELEKEVENRIAELKKQAEKEKLLSGITSRIRKTLDLQETLNAIAIEVRQFLNCDRVIVYKCHDQGHGIIIAEDVKPGWLSLLGQSVSDPCFTSDWIEKYIHGRIQVVDDIATDGMTPCHQQLLESLQIRAKILVPIVVADKLWGLMLACQNGTPRNWQPQETELLQQLSIHVAIAIQQADLHHQVQLELQERRRAEAALAASEELYRTTLTNISDALFITDNQGKFTFICPNIDILFGYSASEVIEMGNIQILLGEDLFTPEELACDGEITNIEREVIDKQGKKHTILVNVKEVDIAGGTRLYTCRNITERKQVEKALQDSEERLRTIIETSASGLITVNSTGNIVFTNPSAARMFGREKEQLVGWPFALPYDYDTQRVQEIQILQPSGQRRTVNMQAALISWEDENAFLMSIADITDLKNTEDLLRQSEAKYRLLVENLPLGLVVHGVDTRIITCNLKACELLELTVAQMQGKIAVDLGWCFLREDETVMPLSEYPINQVISTLQPLTNYVVGINRPQTKTLIWLLVNAFPEFNNNGNLQQVVVTFVDISERQAALKERKQAELELRNSEERFRQIAENLPEVIWMTNNEESEIIFVSPQYEKIWGRSCESLYQDSHSWISAIHKDDQEKIRNEFFGQAAQGGYDQEYRVIQPDGKVRWIRDRAFPIANDEGKVYRVAGFAEDITQRKETEEELRQLNEQLEARVEQRTRALQESQTMLQLVLDTIPQRVFWKDHQSIIRGCNRIFAEDVGKTPEELIDKDSYDISATREEVDFYLESDRRVMNSGQPELHIKETLHKPDGSVMLIETNKVPLRNGEGNIIGILGTYEDITSRRAAEEALRYSEERFRIALNNSPIVVSNQDLDLRYTWIYNPGLGLQPEAVIGKFDVDIFLDKDAETLENWKRHVITTGQGMREEIIIGREDNFTCYVLTIDPLRDRNGNIEGVTCAALDITDRKKAEIALQESQYLIERITETSPEILYIYDLQAKCNVYTNQEITRLLGYSPAEIQQIGQKLFLELAHPDDILKITAHHNHFLTASDEDVQEIEYRMRDRQGKWHWFLSHDTVFSRNSENLVTQIIGAALEITERKQMEAELRQTNAELARATRLKDEFLANMSHELRTPLNAILGMSESLLDGVFDQVSDRQKQAITTIERSGKHLLELINDILDLSKIEAGKLELQLAPVACNFICNSSLTFVRQQALKKNIHISLEIPPNIPDLIVDERRIRQMLINLLNNAVKFTHPGGNVKLVVQEQEIILKDETINQFVHQNQAVENLQMSLTSSCIQCSKWISFSVIDNGIGIAKEELDQLFQPFVQIDSSLNRQHNGTGLGLALVQRLVELHGGKVTVSSEIGKGSCFTAYIPWMQELKNEGNSLFPKPCQVLPNHHGENSQVLIIEDSTVAAEQIARYLQQLNLQTTIYTRGEGAVEQAMIINPIFITLDILLPNLSGWEVLQQIKAHPQTKHIPVIIISVVDERSHALSLGAADYLVKPVNREQICQTINQLLLSDNPSQTSTNIINTTTVTNPVSLPITATTPPLILLAEDNQANITTISSYLSAKGYRLIIAKNGQEAVNLTLEQHPNLILMDIQMPGMDGLEAMAIIRANAQFKHIPIIALTALAMAGDREKCIASGANEYIPKPVKLKFLVEKIQQLLNQVTGDQQK